One region of Daphnia pulicaria isolate SC F1-1A chromosome 7, SC_F0-13Bv2, whole genome shotgun sequence genomic DNA includes:
- the LOC124348899 gene encoding TBC1 domain family member 12-like, giving the protein MEEEGNGLLTTQKMYEICQTCNNQKKKTENQLGNQESFESGTVQGQTFSKEKVKASLTNPFSNKLHNFKQIFESTKNNSTSTECFEKKGLLQRMHSLSLLKSKEKITDPVSQIIEVCQCDNGMTENIDTRFHTWPERGRDKVKSPKKTSVETHKEVDDGISDDVFQEELPVVHDPYSKQIRVVQAEVLKDEQLFKKEMGHRRQPSLLSNVSSTGSEVHLPLMPLNSNPHSHTSLSSLSNYSSSTDFTEHTNSLERSCEPPRFGLASFWTRAFTRKTDNDHSAASWKLFSRTSFFQKSRSGQSSCSSLNSSSSPTLNPRSIGSTGLILHSRPSFLPAKCPEEELHHQILHHKLLEESQRREQTKLQEKEKRIEELCKQEEQVAAATKIWTSEILPQWEITRKLRKTRDLWWQGLPPSVRGQVWKLSIGNDLNVTPELFALCLERAKEKLINCDGVGLESSVEGIKLDLSRTFPHLGIFQKGGPYHNVLGDLLSAYVCFRPDIGYVQGMSFLAATLLLNLEVSDAFISFSNLLNRPLLHAFFRLDHAKMADFYAGFEALLKSQLPKVYSHFLALNLTPDLYLQEWIYTLYSRSLPLDLASRVWDVYCRDGDDLIFRIAIGILKLYESTLLESDFIHSAQLLTNLPEDIDGIKLFKIVEQIGAYQEKSRFTQMLTHHFKVKGHT; this is encoded by the exons ATGGAGGAGGAAGGAAATGGACTATTGACTACTCAAAAAATGTATGAAATCTGCCAGACTTGTAAtaaccagaagaagaaaactgaaaatcAACTTGGCAATCAGGAATCGTTTGAATCAGGCACTGTCCAAGGCCAAACATTtagtaaagaaaaagttaaagcAAGTTTAACAAATCCGTTTAGCAACAAGTTgcacaatttcaaacaaatctTTGAAAGCACCAAGAACAATTCTACAAGCACAGAATGCTTTGAGAAAAAAGGACTCTTGCAGAGGATGCACAGCCTCTCTCTACTCAAgtcaaaggaaaaaatcacAGATCCAGTTAGTCAAATTATCGAAGTGTGCCAGTGTGATAATGGAATGACTGAAAATATTGATACAAGATTTCACACCTGGCCTGAAAGAGGCagggacaaagtcaagagtcCGAAGAAGACATCAGTGGAAACTCACAAAGAAGTTGATGATGGTATTTCTGATGATGTTTTTCAGGAAGAATTGCCTGTTGTACATGATCCTTATAGTAAACAAATAAGAGTTGTACAAGCTGAAGTGCTGAAGGATGAACAGCTATTCAAGAAAGAGATGGGGCATAGACGACAACCAAGCTTGCTTAGTAATGTAAGCAGCACAGGAAGTGAAGTCCATTTGCCACTGATGCCATTGAACAGTAACCCTCACTCTCACACCAGTTTGTCGAGTTTGAGTAACTATAGTTCATCCACAGACTTTACTGAACACACAAATTCTTTGGAACGTTCCTGCGAACCTCCTCGATTCGGGCTAGCTTCGTTTTGGACACGTGCGTTCACTCGCAAAACAGACAACGATCATTCAGCTGCATCATGGAAACTTTTCAGTCGAActagtttttttcaaaaatctcgAAGTGGGCAAAGTAGTTGCAGCAGTCTCAACAGTAGTAGTAGCCCGACCTTGAACCCACGAAGCATCGGCTCTACTGGTCTAATATTGCATAGTCGCCCTTCTTTCCTGCCGGCAAAGTGCCCAGAAGAAGAGCTTCATCATCAGATCTTACATCACAAGCTCTTGGAAGAATCTCAACGTAGAGAGCAAACCAAACTTCAA gaaaaggaaaaacgaatTGAAGAGCTGTGTAAACAAGAAGAGCAAGTTGCTGCTGCCACAAAAATCTGGACATCAGAAATCCTTCCACAATGGGAGATAACACGCAAATTGCGTAAAACTCGTGACCTTTGGTGGCAAGGATTGCCTCCTTCTGTACGTGGTCAGGTGTGGAAACTCTCCATTGGAAATGACCTTAACGTTACTCCTGAGTTATTCGCGTTGTGTCTTGAACGAGCCAAAGAGAAGTTGATCAACTGCGACGGTGTGGGCCTAGAGAGCAGCGTTGAAGGGATCAAGTTAGATCTTTCCAGGACATTCCCTCATTTGGGAATTTTTCAGAAAGGGGGACCTTATCACAACGTTCTTGGTGATCTGCTGAGCGCCTACGTTTGTTTCCGACCAGATATCGGTTACGTCCAA ggCATGTCTTTTCTAGCCGCGACGCTCTTGCTCAATCTGGAAGTTTCAGATGCCTTTATCAGTTTCTCCAACCTCCTCAACCGCCCTCTTCTCCATGCTTTCTTCCGCCTCGATCACGCAAAGATGGCGGACTTCTATGCCGGCTTTGAAGCTCTGCTCAAATCTCAGCTTCCCAAAGTCTATTCGCACTTTCTGGCGTTGAATCTCACACCAGATCTGTATCTTCAGGAATGGATCTATACTCTATATTCTCGTTCATTGCCTCTTGATCTTGCTTCAAGAGTATGGGATGTTTACTGTAGAGATGGGGACGATTTGATATTTCGAATTGCAATAG GTATATTGAAATTGTACGAGTCTACTTTACTAGAATCGGACTTTATCCATTCCGCTCAGTTGCTGACCAATCTACCTGAAGACATTGACGGGATCAAGCTTTTCAAAATCGTCGAACAAATTGGCGCTTACCAAGAGAAATCTCgttttacacaaatgttaacTCATCACTTTAAAGTGAAAGGTCATACGTAA